DNA from Kluyveromyces marxianus DMKU3-1042 DNA, complete genome, chromosome 8:
AGTACTGAACCCGCCATGTGCCACTTCTGAAGAGCCGTCACCAGTAAACTTAATGTTCAAGTAATGGAAAGCAATGGCACACACTATTAAGGAAACCATCATACCTGGTAGACCGATTAATAGAATGGCTCTACGACCAACCTTATCAATGGCAAAAAATGCAACTAGGGTGAATACAAAATTGGTACCAGCAACAATGATTGACACAGCAGTTGAATCGGAGAACCCGACAGTTTCAAAAATGGTACCAGAGAAGTACATTAACGAATTCCAACCACAGAATTGTTGAATACCTTGCAACGCGCAACCGATGACTAAGGCTCTAAAGTTAGAAGGAACAACGTGTAATTCCTTGACTGTGTTGACAAATTTATGAACTGGAGTCCGGCCAGGGATGGATTCGTTTAGTTCTGTTAATTCACGAATCTTTTGTTCGATCAACTCAGGAGGAGCACTTACGTAACTTTTTTGCAATACTTCGGCAGCCTTTGTGTAGTTACCTTTCATAACGTAGAAACGAGGAGTGTCAGGTAAGAAAGCGAAGCATGTGAATTGAATGACTGTAGGTACCATTGAAATACCGACCAAGATTCTCCATCCGTTGTGAATTTTGTCCAAACCAGCACCACAACCGTATGCGATCAATTGACCACCAGTAAGCCATAGCGAGTTGATAACGGTCAATCTTCCTCTCATGTGCTTTGGAGCGATTTCAGAAATATACAATGGTGCTAATAACGAACCAATACCAACACCGAAACCCATAACTAGTCTACCAGCAACCATTAACCAATATGTGTGTGCACCAACCTGCAATGCAGCACcaataatgaaaagaacattTGAAAACATTAGGCAAGGTTTTCTACCAAAAATATCAGCGGATATACCGGCAAACATGGAAGATATAAGAGCGCCTAAAGATGTGGCAGCTGTAATCATTTCCTTGTTGGCATAAGTGAGCTTCTTATGATCTAAATCTGTGCCCATAGAAACTAAAGCACTAGAAATATAACCTGTGTCGTAACCGAACATGAAACCGGATATCGATGCAGTAAACGTCAAGATTAAGATGAATGGTGACATCTTCTGGTTGAAGGTGATCATCACAGACgtatcatcttcatcgttgACAGGTTTTATGATAATCCTATCGGATCTATCAGAACTGTTATCTTCGTATGAGTCTTTCAACTTGGTGTTGGAGACatcatcaaaaagaatCGGGGACGAACCCGATGAGTTTTCTGTTATCTGGTTCATTTCTCTGTGTATTGATTCTTTCCTTCCTGTACTCTACTAAACAAGGTTAAAAAGAGGTTCAGTTCTTAATATTGATATCTTCAGACTTATTGAGTACAATTTAGATGAGTTGCAGTTCGATGACCGATAAACTTCGTAAtgtgtagtagtagtagtattatAATTTCAGATGTTATGCAGAAGTTGGACCCTGAAAGTTGCAATAATGGTATCTGGTATCGtgtttatatttttttagtgTACAACGCAACTCCACTGGTCTTGAGAAAATACTAGAAACAGAATATAGAATGGAAATGGCGTAATTGTCCAGACTTTAATCTAGTCAAATCCTGATTGAACGAGCGAATGACTGACTGAAAGAAATCCTCAAAAATGTTCGAAGAAGACAGAAAAATGCAGCCTACGTACGTGGGAATATCTGTACGAAATTAGAGCACGCGTCAAAAAAGGAAACTATAGTTCTGTACTGTTCCGTTCTGTGACCGATTTTAACTTAACTTATTGTACGTCAGACGAGCCGTATATTCTTCCTCTATCCTCAACTCAAAATGTACACTTTCGATGagattttcattttccGGTAGAGaggagagagaaaaaatatcGAACAATTGCAGCTTATTTAAATGATTTTTGTTGCAGAGAAAAAGATAGAAAAAATAACCACAGAAAAATCCGTAGAACACTAGATCAAGAAGGGGGTTAAGAAGAGACAACAAGTAAACACAGTAAGATGCAAGACAATACAAACATT
Protein-coding regions in this window:
- the ITR1 gene encoding myo-inositol transporter ITR1; the protein is MNQITENSSGSSPILFDDVSNTKLKDSYEDNSSDRSDRIIIKPVNDEDDTSVMITFNQKMSPFILILTFTASISGFMFGYDTGYISSALVSMGTDLDHKKLTYANKEMITAATSLGALISSMFAGISADIFGRKPCLMFSNVLFIIGAALQVGAHTYWLMVAGRLVMGFGVGIGSLLAPLYISEIAPKHMRGRLTVINSLWLTGGQLIAYGCGAGLDKIHNGWRILVGISMVPTVIQFTCFAFLPDTPRFYVMKGNYTKAAEVLQKSYVSAPPELIEQKIRELTELNESIPGRTPVHKFVNTVKELHVVPSNFRALVIGCALQGIQQFCGWNSLMYFSGTIFETVGFSDSTAVSIIVAGTNFVFTLVAFFAIDKVGRRAILLIGLPGMMVSLIVCAIAFHYLNIKFTGDGSSEVAHGGFSTWGIIVIVFIMTYAAFYALGIGTVPWQQSELFPTAVRGVGASFCTATNWAGSLIIASTFLTMLQNITPTGTFALFAALAFVSTVFCYLCYPELSGLELEEVQTILKDGFNIKASKQLAKKRKQQNSDQQRKYRERDLEASHKDKPSDELVES